The Arachis ipaensis cultivar K30076 chromosome B03, Araip1.1, whole genome shotgun sequence region CTGCCATTATATTGCACATTGTTGAACACAAATGAAAGAACAATAATCACAGTTGAACCGTCCATTGATGCCACTGAAATAGTTCCTTGAGCTCTTCCAACTTGAACTGCGTATTGATTTGGTGTTAGGGTTATTGGATCGTCCACCATGATAAAGGTACCAAATGTGTTGTACGACCAAACTTTTCCGGTGATGCCGACGATTTGGGCAACGGTTGCGTTAGGCCCGTTGGTAACGTCGTGCAAGTAGAACACTTGGTTTGATTGGTTGCTTTTTTTCGAACTTGTTTGGGAAATCATGGTCATGGTGATGAATATCATAAGCAATAATGTTGTGATGGAGAAGGGTTTGATTGCTGCCATGGTTTTGCAATGTTGATGTGTATGTAGAAATGAAGATGAATTTGTTTATGAAGAGGGTTGCAATTTATCTCTATATATATGTGGTAAGAATTTAATTAAAGTTCATGTCACGTTTTTCAGTTTTTCATGTTGTCACACAATGAATTCTTCACCCATATATATGATTTTCCAGTTTTGCATGTTGTCACGTGCTTCTTACTTTGGTGAAGCACATTCTTGCCGTGGTGCCCCGTCTTGTGTGAGAGTGTGAGAGGAAGAAAGTATTGTTTAAATAAagtatattataaaaatttatcttatttgaaTTATCCtctaaatattaatattattttgacCTATGTCAAGGTTGATCATAACATAAATACTTCTTTCAGATATCTTTTTTTCAAATAGAGatacttttgaattttttttattgtgtatTGTATATGAAAATTCTTGTAATATAATatcacaataaaaaattaaaaataataaaaaatagtaaattaaTCTAAAAATGATATACAATTCTATAGTACTTCTTCATCAAGTAGAACCATTTTAGTTGTGGCTTTTTGTGTACGTAATTTAAATTGTTTTACACTTTATAATCGAATTATTCTAACttcaaatttttaaactttatgcTTAAATATTGTCTTGAGATTCTTAATAAAATCATACTTGTGTGCAAAGAAATTAAGAttaaataaaaagacaaaaaatataagtaaaaaactaattaaaaaatatatttaatattatattaaattcaaaGTTAGAATATAATCTAGTAGTCATGACAATTATCAAGAAAAATATAAACTTCagatataaaaatttataatcattcaagtcctatgggcatatcagacaaTTCGTCATTCAACAATGGGGGAATATCCTTTTCGACTTGCCTATGGGATGGAAGCAATGATTCCCATTGAAATTTCTGAAGAGTCACCTAGAGTTATATTTTACAATGAAGGGTCAACACTACGATACAAAAGGAAGAGCTCGATCtcctttctttatatatatatatggcaatTTACTTTAATAAACCAACTCCAATTCAAAATTACGCAGATCACCCAAATTCTAAAAGGCTACTTGAATATCCCAAAAGgtatttctatataaatcgaattgattAAATTTGATTTACCCAAATACATAGTAAATCGAAGTAAATGGCTTCGAATTAAATCACCATACTAAATCGAAACAAAGAGACTCAACGTAGTCTTTTAGCTATATGATTAAATCGAAGACACTTAATTCGATTTATAGAGAACCAACGTTTATAAATACGAGCTCAACGTGAATTTTTTACAATAGTAAGATTCACAATGACTAGTGATGAGAGTTTTGTAGCTCTTGTGCACTATAGAGGATCCATTAAGAAAAAAACGCGATCAAGAATTAAGTTTATTGATAAGGACCTCTTGAGTGTTTTTCTCAAACCTTCCACGATTTTTACTGAGTTTAAGAATATTATACTCCAAAAACTAGGTCTGCATGACGTGAAACGGGTGAAGAAGTTGTTCTATAGAATCCTGATTTCCATCTTACGCGATGATGTGAAGTATGATTCATTCGTTATTAGCAGGACGAAGATTTGGGAGTTCTGTTCCATTGTCGTCGTTAGTTTTCTGAGGTGAGGACTCCAGAGCTGTTGGCAAAGCTTGTGGATGTGGTATCTAGTTCTGGAGGTTCGAATTGGAATCCACAATCCTCAGGACATGCGTCTTGCTCTAGTTCCATGCCTGTTGGTGCCTCGACAGTTGTGCCAGAGATTGCACCTAAGACAGTTTTAGTTGCTTCTCCTTCCTTTGCATTTAATCTGAACTGCAGTGGTGATGCTGGGGCTGGTGAGATTGGACCGTTGGGGGAGGTTGCAATTGCGATGCCCGGTTCTCCTGCAATGGTCCCGAATTTCGGTGAGGTTGGAATATCTGATGGGGTAGAGGATGcactgcatgatgatgatgatcatgatgatgtAGAGCCCGCCACGATAGCTGATGACATTGACGATGACACACCCCGGACGACTCCAGTTATGGGTGGTAGAGCATCTAGTTTAGGTACTAATCAGTATCCCCCCTCCCCTCACTTCTCAGCtctggacttggatgccatggcaCCTCAGGGGATCCGGGAGTACCTGTTAGTTTCGGGACTAGAGAGACACAGAATACAGGAGTTGTATCTGAATTTCAAGTTGGTCAACAGTTTCAGGATAAAGAAGAAGTCGTGTTAAGCGTGAAGACTTATAATATTCGCCGTGGAGTTGAGTACAAAGTATTGAAATCCAATCATCGCAAGTACTATGGCAAGTGCAAGGAGTTCAGCAGCGGGTGCGCATGGCTCATTAGGGTTAGCCTCCGCCAGCGCAGAGGTATTTGGGAGGTAAAACGATACAATGGTCCCCACACTTGTCTAACCACATCGATATCTAGTGATCACAGAAAACTCGATTATCATGCCATATCGGCCTTCATATTCACTAAAGCATATAGTCCGACACGTTTACACAGAGAATACAAAAAGGATTAAAAAACTGAAAAAATCTAACATATCCTACATTTCTATTCATAATTATCTAACTCAAAAAATTAccattacaaaaaaatatttatattaattttttagaaAACTCAAAAAATTTATAACTAACGCTACTCATAAACCAAATCTCGTTGAATATAAGACTAATAACTTAAAAAATCTAACATATCCTACAATCCTAAACAACCTTCTTAGTTACCATTTCAAGTTATCAAAATCTAACCACCTAATAACTTACTACTTCTGACATGgacttatattaaaaaaaaaatttcta contains the following coding sequences:
- the LOC107634283 gene encoding dirigent protein 23-like yields the protein MAAIKPFSITTLLLMIFITMTMISQTSSKKSNQSNQVFYLHDVTNGPNATVAQIVGITGKVWSYNTFGTFIMVDDPITLTPNQYAVQVGRAQGTISVASMDGSTVIIVLSFVFNNVQYNGSTLELQGASRQRENSREISVVSGTGRFRFVKGYAVFETVSYDPTTTRSLIRVNVTIN